One genomic segment of Pseudoalteromonas sp. GCY includes these proteins:
- a CDS encoding M1 family aminopeptidase: MYLLRIFLWLSCISASANELPSIEKIETFATNYHLNLNIHTQTSSLSGSATITVKNQGTTPTRVIPLRLYRLLSVVDITSEAGKSLNYTQRVVSNIDDSLFQSNYIKLSLSEALQPDQQTTFTVNYSGHIKGYVETGMGYIKDDITPLFSIIRMDAYAYPLITVPDDRVNRASRFWQKLYNYTADIEVDSGLVVANGGILLGVIETSHGRKVYSYKNQKPSWRMDFMVAPYTVTKGHGFKLFTLPGNKYATDYIEKAKQTITLYESWFGQRQSTGEFSFIEIPKGFGAQADVTAIIQDSEGFVEVTRLYHELSHLWDPRSNESYSPRWNEGKATFLEYLTDSRLNKTVSLSSHMTNVLKRAKKQFGKQPKYLTTTFEEYGKAGLDAYSVGALFFALLHHELGEERFNHLLRTFYAANVKSGASTGDFILALRDLKDPNIDWILSRWVNNHRFTLDISNATNFENFITLSKKGDGI; the protein is encoded by the coding sequence ATGTATTTGCTACGTATTTTTTTGTGGCTAAGCTGCATTTCTGCTTCAGCAAACGAGCTCCCCAGTATTGAAAAAATAGAAACATTTGCAACCAACTATCATCTCAATCTCAACATACATACACAAACAAGCAGTCTATCTGGCAGCGCAACGATAACGGTTAAAAATCAAGGAACAACACCAACTAGAGTAATCCCTTTAAGACTTTATCGCTTGCTTAGTGTTGTTGATATCACTTCGGAAGCGGGTAAGTCCCTCAACTATACACAACGAGTAGTAAGTAATATTGATGACTCACTATTTCAGTCTAATTATATTAAATTATCGTTATCTGAGGCGCTCCAACCAGATCAACAAACAACTTTTACTGTTAATTATTCTGGCCATATAAAGGGATATGTGGAAACTGGGATGGGTTACATTAAAGATGACATCACCCCTTTATTTTCTATTATTCGTATGGACGCATATGCTTATCCGCTCATCACAGTGCCTGATGATAGGGTAAATCGCGCGTCACGCTTTTGGCAGAAGTTGTATAACTACACTGCTGACATCGAAGTGGATAGTGGCTTAGTAGTAGCAAATGGTGGCATTTTACTAGGCGTAATAGAAACCAGTCATGGCCGAAAGGTGTATTCTTACAAAAATCAGAAACCCTCATGGAGAATGGACTTCATGGTTGCACCATATACCGTGACAAAAGGGCATGGCTTTAAGCTATTTACGTTACCGGGAAATAAATATGCAACTGATTATATAGAAAAGGCAAAACAAACCATAACATTGTATGAAAGCTGGTTTGGTCAACGTCAAAGTACTGGTGAGTTTAGCTTTATAGAGATCCCAAAGGGGTTTGGTGCACAAGCTGACGTTACCGCGATTATCCAAGACAGCGAAGGGTTTGTGGAGGTAACCCGCCTGTATCATGAACTTAGTCATTTATGGGATCCACGTTCGAATGAAAGTTACTCACCGCGCTGGAATGAAGGCAAGGCGACCTTTTTAGAGTATTTAACTGATTCGCGGTTGAATAAAACGGTGTCTTTAAGCTCGCATATGACAAACGTGTTAAAACGGGCAAAGAAACAATTTGGTAAACAGCCAAAATATTTAACGACTACGTTTGAAGAGTATGGAAAAGCAGGGCTCGATGCCTATTCGGTAGGGGCGCTATTTTTTGCGCTCTTGCATCATGAGCTAGGAGAGGAAAGGTTTAATCATTTACTACGTACCTTTTATGCAGCAAATGTTAAAAGCGGAGCATCAACAGGCGACTTTATCCTTGCACTACGTGACTTGAAAGACCCTAACATTGATTGGATATTATCTCGTTGGGTGAATAACCACAGGTTCACGCTTGATATTTCAAACGCCACCAACTTTGAGAATTTCATCACGTTGAGTAAAAAAGGTGATGGGATATAA
- a CDS encoding TonB-dependent receptor — MFKQSLIASALISIIGAAPAYAAQLTGKIVDANNQPLSNATIHLHGKSKSVKSDKFGQFTIELDADSQLHISKPNYLDHRINVTEEQGFVRVELTPTSVESIVVYSSALHKNSMEMTSPVSVLSGDELKNRAKPTLGETLKGQPGINASYFGPVSSSPIIRGLDGPRVKITQNGLDSSDASRVGPDHANTNDSLAAQQIEVLRGPATLLYGSGAIGGVVNVVDNRIPTDVIDSLQGAADYSHDTNSNTNTFAVLLESGFDGFNFHFDGVKRKGGDYETPNFALPHDEHEEHEHEGEGHAHEAEEHETEYANRVDNTFIDSEQFNLGTSYVGDHLTVGFSYGRVDTDYGIPAHSHIGHDHDHEHEEEGHDHEEESVFARVKQDRWQGLVNYAVHSDWLESVGLRVGYTDYEHAEIEDGNIGTVFENDTTELRLTAEHRLGEWHGTVGYHFSDSDYAANGAEAFTPSTNTKTHALYILEERRFGDFTLELGARIEDYQLSSKGNQLEAYEEDHDHEGEHDHGGNLDNGFISYDLEMTNLSLSIGGVYDFAEGQNVAVSLSRSERAPLTAELLSNGIHIATSTYELGLGYELEGDHLHFEPQDIEQETSNNLDISFRKFSGDFGYTVNFFYNDIENFYYQALTDYIYSPEHGLEVADHAHEGAVPVFKFESSDAKLYGLEFDAHYKLSNFARVKVFGDSLTAKLDNDEYLPRIPSNKLGLDYEHSYENLTANFTVTHYFKQDNIASYESETKGYTLVDMSFNYDFEFMGSDMVGYVNLDNLTDELGFVHSSFIKEQAPLPGRNIKLGIRGYF; from the coding sequence ATGTTTAAGCAGTCTCTTATCGCCAGCGCATTAATTTCAATAATAGGTGCAGCGCCAGCTTATGCTGCACAACTAACAGGTAAAATTGTTGATGCAAACAACCAACCGCTCAGTAACGCCACTATCCACCTTCATGGCAAAAGCAAATCGGTAAAGTCAGATAAATTTGGCCAATTTACGATTGAGCTTGATGCTGACTCGCAGCTTCATATCTCAAAGCCAAACTACTTAGACCATCGTATTAATGTTACCGAAGAACAAGGTTTCGTACGTGTTGAGCTAACACCAACGTCCGTTGAGAGCATAGTTGTTTATTCTTCTGCCCTACACAAAAATAGTATGGAAATGACCTCTCCAGTGAGTGTATTAAGCGGTGATGAACTAAAAAACCGTGCAAAACCCACACTGGGTGAAACACTAAAAGGCCAACCTGGGATCAATGCCAGTTATTTTGGTCCGGTAAGTTCAAGCCCTATTATCCGTGGCTTAGATGGACCACGAGTCAAAATCACGCAAAATGGGTTAGACAGTAGCGATGCCTCGCGCGTTGGTCCGGATCACGCCAACACTAATGACTCACTAGCCGCACAGCAAATTGAAGTACTAAGGGGCCCTGCAACCCTACTTTACGGCTCAGGTGCAATCGGTGGTGTGGTTAATGTTGTTGATAATCGTATTCCGACAGACGTGATCGATAGCCTTCAGGGCGCTGCCGACTATAGCCATGATACCAACTCAAATACCAATACCTTTGCGGTATTATTAGAGTCCGGCTTTGACGGATTTAACTTCCATTTCGATGGCGTTAAGCGTAAAGGTGGTGATTATGAAACCCCAAATTTTGCGTTACCGCACGACGAACATGAAGAACATGAGCATGAAGGCGAAGGTCATGCCCACGAAGCAGAAGAACATGAAACAGAGTACGCCAATCGCGTCGACAATACCTTTATAGATTCTGAGCAATTTAACTTAGGTACAAGTTACGTCGGCGATCATCTGACCGTTGGTTTCTCTTATGGCCGTGTTGATACGGACTATGGCATTCCTGCTCACTCTCATATTGGTCATGACCATGATCACGAGCATGAAGAGGAAGGGCATGACCACGAAGAAGAATCCGTATTTGCTCGAGTAAAGCAAGACCGTTGGCAAGGGCTTGTAAATTATGCAGTACACAGTGACTGGCTTGAATCTGTTGGCCTACGTGTCGGCTACACCGATTACGAACACGCTGAAATTGAAGATGGAAACATTGGTACTGTATTTGAAAATGATACAACCGAGTTACGCTTAACCGCAGAGCACCGCTTAGGAGAGTGGCACGGCACTGTTGGTTATCATTTCTCCGACAGCGATTACGCCGCAAATGGTGCGGAAGCTTTCACGCCATCGACCAATACCAAAACTCACGCACTTTATATCCTTGAAGAACGTCGTTTTGGAGACTTCACACTTGAGTTAGGTGCTCGTATTGAAGACTACCAGTTATCAAGCAAAGGCAATCAACTGGAAGCGTACGAAGAAGATCATGACCATGAAGGTGAACACGACCATGGTGGTAACTTAGATAATGGGTTTATTTCTTATGACCTGGAAATGACTAATCTAAGCTTGTCTATTGGTGGCGTGTACGACTTTGCTGAAGGCCAAAACGTTGCCGTTTCGCTGTCTCGCTCGGAGCGCGCACCATTAACCGCCGAATTGCTTTCAAATGGCATTCATATCGCAACTAGCACCTATGAACTAGGGCTTGGTTATGAGCTAGAAGGTGATCATTTGCACTTTGAGCCGCAAGATATCGAACAAGAAACATCAAACAACCTAGACATCAGCTTTAGAAAGTTCTCAGGCGACTTTGGCTATACCGTTAATTTCTTCTACAACGACATCGAAAACTTCTACTATCAGGCATTAACAGACTATATCTATAGTCCAGAGCACGGTTTAGAAGTGGCGGATCATGCACATGAAGGCGCTGTTCCGGTGTTTAAGTTTGAAAGCAGTGATGCCAAACTATACGGTCTTGAGTTTGATGCCCATTATAAACTAAGCAACTTTGCACGCGTCAAAGTGTTTGGTGATTCGCTGACAGCCAAATTAGATAACGACGAATATTTGCCACGTATCCCAAGCAACAAGCTAGGTCTTGATTACGAACACAGTTACGAGAATCTAACAGCTAATTTCACGGTGACACATTACTTCAAGCAAGACAACATCGCGAGCTATGAAAGTGAAACTAAGGGCTATACGCTAGTGGATATGTCGTTTAACTATGATTTTGAGTTTATGGGCAGTGACATGGTTGGTTATGTTAACCTTGATAACCTAACAGATGAGCTAGGCTTTGTGCATAGCTCGTTTATCAAAGAGCAAGCCCCACTTCCAGGTCGTAATATCAAGCTTGGTATCAGAGGCTACTTTTAA
- a CDS encoding YaeQ family protein, which translates to MNKPFVFKARIKVADLFHHSHHEEAFTTAMLSKESSEHFAMKLLGICALSFDKPAKWSKAEKKHWPDVWLEDDNEQVEVALFIGTLEVDEILKYEKLYAKVVVLCADGEQWFEEHRAQLQFIGSFSVFSIPRDFVVELCEMLTRSLHWDVIFENGAMSVTDSEHYIRTQITKLI; encoded by the coding sequence ATGAATAAGCCATTTGTTTTCAAGGCAAGGATTAAGGTTGCTGACTTATTTCACCATAGCCACCATGAAGAAGCGTTTACTACTGCCATGTTGTCAAAAGAAAGTAGCGAGCATTTTGCGATGAAACTGCTTGGGATCTGCGCACTGTCTTTTGATAAGCCGGCAAAGTGGAGCAAGGCGGAGAAAAAACATTGGCCGGATGTATGGCTAGAAGATGACAACGAACAGGTTGAAGTTGCTTTGTTTATTGGTACCTTAGAGGTCGATGAGATACTCAAGTATGAAAAACTTTATGCCAAGGTTGTGGTGTTGTGTGCTGACGGTGAGCAATGGTTTGAAGAGCATCGAGCGCAATTGCAGTTTATTGGATCTTTCTCTGTGTTTAGTATTCCTAGGGACTTTGTGGTTGAATTGTGTGAAATGCTGACGCGAAGTTTGCATTGGGATGTGATTTTTGAAAATGGGGCGATGAGTGTTACTGATAGTGAACACTACATTCGTACTCAAATTACCAAGCTGATTTAA
- the yfaE gene encoding class I ribonucleotide reductase maintenance protein YfaE has protein sequence MVEKPSFLIQVENIEEPLEYVASSSSILETLEAANIEVPYQCREGFCGACRAKLIEGQTQYANEPLAFVRDGEILLCCSRPTSHIKIELP, from the coding sequence ATGGTTGAAAAGCCATCCTTCCTAATTCAGGTTGAGAATATTGAGGAGCCACTGGAATATGTGGCTTCTTCGTCTTCGATACTCGAAACCCTTGAAGCCGCAAATATTGAAGTCCCCTATCAATGTCGCGAGGGTTTTTGCGGCGCCTGCCGCGCCAAGCTCATTGAAGGACAAACACAGTACGCGAATGAACCACTTGCTTTTGTGAGAGATGGGGAAATTTTATTGTGCTGCAGCAGACCCACAAGCCATATTAAAATAGAGTTGCCGTAA
- the nrdB gene encoding class Ia ribonucleoside-diphosphate reductase subunit beta has product MAYSTFSRNHNDQLKEPMFFGQTVNVSRYDQQKFPIFEKLIEKQLSFFWRPEEVDVSKDRLDFQALPEHERHIFLSNLKYQTLLDSVQGRSPNVALLPIVSIPELETWIETWAFSETIHSRSYTHIIRNVTQNPELIFDDIVGNDKIVERADAVTKYYDELIEKVSLYNQYGEGKHEINGTTVVINLFELKKVLYLCIMSVNILEAIRFYVSFACSFAFAERELMEGNAKIIKLIARDEALHLSGTQHMLNIMQEGKDDPEMSIVAAQCRDEAIKMFVEAAEQEKEWAEYLFKDGSMIGLNKDILCQYVEYITNIRMSAVGLPTQFETKSNPIPWINAWLVSDNVQVAPQEAEISSYLVGQIDSQVDASDFGDFDL; this is encoded by the coding sequence ATGGCATATTCTACGTTTAGCAGAAATCATAACGACCAATTAAAAGAACCGATGTTTTTCGGGCAAACTGTTAATGTATCTCGCTACGACCAACAGAAGTTCCCTATTTTCGAAAAGCTAATTGAAAAGCAATTATCGTTTTTCTGGCGTCCTGAAGAAGTAGACGTAAGTAAGGATAGATTGGACTTTCAGGCACTTCCTGAGCACGAAAGACATATCTTTTTGAGCAATCTAAAATATCAAACATTGCTAGACAGTGTTCAAGGTCGCTCTCCAAACGTTGCACTTTTGCCGATCGTCTCCATCCCTGAACTTGAAACTTGGATCGAAACTTGGGCGTTTAGTGAAACGATCCACAGTCGCTCTTACACTCACATTATTCGTAATGTAACGCAAAACCCTGAGTTAATCTTTGATGACATTGTAGGCAATGACAAAATTGTTGAACGTGCGGATGCAGTTACCAAGTATTACGATGAACTGATTGAAAAGGTAAGCCTTTATAATCAGTACGGCGAAGGCAAACATGAAATTAACGGCACAACGGTCGTCATTAACTTATTTGAACTTAAAAAGGTCCTGTACCTTTGTATCATGTCGGTAAACATCTTAGAAGCGATCCGCTTCTACGTGAGCTTTGCCTGCTCGTTTGCTTTTGCTGAGCGAGAGCTTATGGAAGGTAATGCAAAGATCATCAAGCTGATTGCTCGTGATGAGGCGCTTCATTTGTCTGGCACACAGCACATGCTAAATATCATGCAAGAAGGCAAAGACGATCCTGAAATGTCTATCGTGGCTGCCCAATGTCGTGACGAAGCGATTAAGATGTTTGTTGAAGCTGCTGAACAAGAAAAAGAATGGGCTGAGTACCTGTTTAAAGACGGTTCAATGATTGGACTAAATAAAGATATTTTGTGTCAATACGTTGAGTACATCACAAATATTCGTATGTCAGCGGTTGGTTTACCAACGCAATTTGAGACCAAATCGAACCCTATTCCATGGATCAATGCTTGGCTTGTTTCTGACAATGTTCAGGTTGCACCACAGGAAGCTGAGATCAGCTCATACCTTGTTGGACAAATCGACTCTCAAGTAGATGCCTCTGACTTTGGCGATTTCGACTTGTAA
- the nrdA gene encoding class 1a ribonucleoside-diphosphate reductase subunit alpha — protein sequence MNQQLSVCKRNGRKEPLDLDKIHRVITWAAEGLDNVSVSQVELKSHIQFYDGIRTGDIHETIIKAAADLISKESPDYQYLAARLAIFHLRKKAYGCFEPPHLHDHVVKLVEDKRYDQHLLADYTKAEFDELNSYIDHSRDMNFSYAAVKQLEGKYLVQNRVTGEIYESAQFLYVLVAASLFANYPKETRLDYIKRFYDAVSTFKISLPTPIMAGVRTPTRQFSSCVLIECADSLDSINATSSAIVKYVSQRAGIGINAGRIRALGSPIRNGEAYHTGCIPFYKHFQTAVKSCSQGGVRGGAATLFYPLWHLEVENLLVLKNNRGVEENRVRHLDYGVQFNKTMYSRLIKDDYITLFSPSDVPGLYDAFFEDQDKFEELYVKYEQDEFIRKKRIKAIELFSMFAQERASTGRIYLQNVDHCNTHSPFDSKVAPIRQSNLCLEIALPTKPLSHVNDPEGEIALCTLSAFNLGAIKSLDELEELAELAVRALDNLLDYQDYPVPAAYNATMGRRTLGIGVINFAYYLAKNGVKYSDGSANGLTHRTFEAIQYYLMKASNELAKERGACPKFNETTYSQGIMPIDTYKRDLDKVCEEPLQLDWDALRASIQEHGMRNSTLSALMPSETSSQISNATNGIEPPRGHISVKASKDGILKQVVPEYERLKDNYELLWDIPSNDGYLALVGIMQKFIDQTISANTNYDPSKFEAGKVPMKLLLKDLLTAYKLGVKTLYYHNTRDGASDAQDELKPEAEDDGCEGGACKI from the coding sequence ATGAACCAACAGCTATCTGTATGCAAAAGAAACGGTCGCAAAGAACCGTTAGATCTAGATAAGATCCATCGTGTCATTACATGGGCGGCAGAAGGCCTAGATAACGTCTCAGTTTCTCAGGTTGAATTAAAGTCACATATCCAGTTTTATGACGGTATTCGTACTGGTGATATCCACGAAACGATTATTAAAGCTGCAGCCGATCTGATCTCAAAAGAGTCTCCAGATTATCAGTATCTAGCCGCTCGTTTGGCCATTTTCCACTTACGTAAGAAAGCCTATGGCTGTTTTGAGCCGCCGCACTTACACGACCATGTGGTAAAACTGGTTGAAGACAAGCGCTATGATCAGCACCTTCTTGCTGACTACACAAAAGCAGAGTTTGATGAGCTAAACAGCTACATCGACCATAGCCGAGATATGAACTTCAGCTATGCAGCCGTTAAACAGTTAGAAGGTAAGTACCTTGTACAAAACCGCGTGACGGGTGAGATCTATGAAAGTGCGCAGTTCTTATATGTTCTTGTTGCTGCAAGCCTGTTTGCAAACTACCCGAAAGAAACGCGTCTAGATTACATTAAGCGATTCTACGATGCGGTTTCAACATTCAAGATTTCATTACCAACGCCAATTATGGCTGGTGTTCGTACGCCGACACGTCAGTTTAGCTCATGCGTACTGATTGAATGTGCTGATAGCCTAGATTCAATCAACGCAACTTCTTCTGCGATTGTAAAATACGTCAGTCAACGCGCTGGTATTGGTATTAACGCAGGTCGTATTCGTGCACTAGGTAGCCCAATCAGAAATGGTGAAGCGTACCACACGGGATGTATTCCGTTTTATAAGCACTTCCAAACGGCTGTTAAAAGCTGTTCTCAAGGCGGTGTACGTGGTGGTGCAGCGACTCTATTCTACCCGCTTTGGCATCTTGAAGTTGAAAACCTATTAGTACTAAAAAATAACCGTGGTGTTGAAGAGAACCGCGTACGTCATTTAGATTATGGCGTGCAGTTCAACAAAACCATGTATAGCCGCCTAATTAAAGACGACTATATTACGCTATTCAGTCCATCAGATGTGCCTGGTCTTTATGATGCATTCTTTGAAGATCAAGATAAATTCGAAGAATTGTATGTTAAGTACGAGCAAGACGAGTTTATTCGTAAGAAACGCATTAAAGCGATTGAATTATTCTCAATGTTTGCGCAAGAACGTGCGAGCACTGGTCGTATTTATCTCCAAAACGTTGACCACTGTAATACACACAGCCCGTTTGACTCTAAGGTTGCACCGATCCGCCAGTCAAACCTATGTCTTGAAATTGCACTACCAACGAAGCCGCTAAGTCATGTAAATGACCCTGAAGGCGAAATTGCGCTTTGTACGCTTTCAGCATTTAACTTAGGTGCCATCAAGTCTTTAGATGAGTTAGAAGAGTTAGCTGAGCTTGCGGTTCGCGCACTTGATAACCTATTAGACTATCAAGACTACCCTGTTCCTGCTGCGTACAATGCAACGATGGGACGCCGTACACTGGGTATCGGTGTGATTAACTTTGCTTATTATCTTGCAAAGAATGGTGTTAAGTACTCAGACGGTAGTGCTAACGGCCTAACACACAGAACATTTGAAGCGATCCAATACTATCTGATGAAAGCATCGAATGAACTAGCAAAAGAGCGCGGCGCTTGTCCTAAGTTTAACGAGACGACTTATTCACAAGGTATCATGCCAATAGACACCTATAAGCGTGACCTTGATAAAGTCTGTGAAGAGCCATTACAACTTGACTGGGATGCATTAAGAGCAAGTATCCAAGAACACGGTATGCGTAACTCAACCTTGTCTGCGTTGATGCCATCAGAAACATCATCGCAAATTTCAAATGCGACAAACGGTATTGAACCACCTCGCGGTCATATCAGCGTTAAAGCAAGTAAAGATGGTATCTTGAAGCAAGTTGTACCTGAGTACGAGCGCCTCAAAGATAACTATGAGCTACTTTGGGATATTCCATCTAACGATGGTTACCTTGCGCTAGTTGGTATTATGCAGAAGTTCATCGATCAAACTATCTCTGCAAATACCAATTATGATCCAAGTAAGTTTGAAGCGGGTAAAGTTCCTATGAAGCTATTGCTAAAAGACTTACTCACCGCGTACAAACTTGGTGTTAAGACACTTTACTACCATAACACACGCGACGGTGCTTCAGATGCTCAAGATGAGTTGAAACCAGAAGCAGAAGACGATGGGTGTGAAGGCGGCGCTTGTAAGATATAA
- a CDS encoding HAD family hydrolase, with the protein MIQAVLFDLDGTLLDTSDDLGAALNYVLTANKMPTVGKQVYSSAISNGVAAMLQVGFGESLKHYDIQVLRQGVLDYYLANLSVHSQCFAQIGELLAVLLEKEIQVGIMTNKPEFLTLPLLKQIPELAKIETVVCGDTLAVAKPHPEPLLLVASKLGVLPEQCIYVGDAERDIIAAKSAKMISAAAMWGFIPSEAEAKSWHADLYLTNPLDTLSHI; encoded by the coding sequence ATGATCCAAGCGGTACTATTTGATTTAGACGGCACCTTGCTGGATACCAGTGATGACTTGGGAGCTGCACTAAACTACGTTTTAACTGCTAATAAAATGCCTACTGTCGGCAAACAGGTATATAGTAGTGCGATTTCAAACGGCGTAGCAGCGATGTTGCAGGTAGGATTTGGTGAGTCATTAAAGCACTACGACATCCAAGTCTTACGTCAGGGTGTACTCGACTACTACCTGGCGAATTTATCTGTACATTCCCAATGCTTTGCGCAAATTGGTGAGTTATTAGCGGTACTTTTAGAAAAAGAGATTCAGGTTGGGATCATGACAAACAAACCTGAGTTTTTAACACTTCCGCTACTAAAACAGATCCCTGAACTTGCAAAGATCGAGACAGTCGTATGCGGAGATACACTGGCGGTGGCCAAACCTCATCCTGAGCCTTTACTGTTAGTGGCGTCAAAATTGGGGGTTTTACCTGAGCAGTGTATTTATGTTGGAGATGCCGAGCGAGACATTATTGCTGCAAAATCCGCAAAAATGATTAGTGCAGCAGCAATGTGGGGATTCATTCCATCTGAAGCTGAAGCTAAGTCTTGGCATGCGGATCTCTATCTTACTAACCCATTAGACACGTTATCGCATATTTAG